One part of the Ancylomarina subtilis genome encodes these proteins:
- a CDS encoding adenylosuccinate synthase, translated as MKVDVLLGLQWGDEGKGKIVDVLTPKYDIITRFQGGPNAGHTLEFNQIKHVLHTIPSGIFRDDKLNVIGNGVVIDPVIFKKEIEGIKAIGIDLSKNLFISKKAHLILPSHRILDAASEAAKGKSKIGSTLKGIGPTYMDKTGRNGLRVGDILSNFDEKYKALVQKHGDMLDKFYSFEYDLSEYEAEWFEGIKLLQEFQLIDSEQFLNDSLKNGKSILAEGAQGTLLDIDFGSYPFVTSSNTVCAGACTGLGIAPNRIGEVIGIFKAYCTRVGMGPFPTELFDADGSELRDKGNEFGSTTGRERRCGWLDLVSLNYSIMINGVTQLTMMKSDVLDGFDTIKICTGYKLDGKEIDYVPYEMTDAIEPVYTEFKGWKTDMTSMSSESEFPESFKAYVDFIEKATGVPITVVSVGPNRSQTIERK; from the coding sequence AACTCGATTCCAAGGAGGACCCAACGCTGGTCACACTCTTGAGTTTAATCAAATCAAACACGTTTTACATACGATTCCATCTGGAATTTTCCGTGACGATAAACTAAATGTGATTGGTAATGGTGTTGTAATTGATCCTGTTATTTTCAAAAAAGAAATTGAAGGTATTAAAGCCATTGGAATTGATTTAAGTAAAAACCTTTTCATCTCGAAAAAGGCTCACTTAATTTTACCTTCACATCGTATTTTGGATGCTGCATCGGAAGCTGCAAAAGGAAAATCAAAAATTGGATCGACCTTAAAAGGGATTGGTCCAACTTATATGGATAAAACAGGTCGTAATGGTTTAAGAGTAGGTGATATTCTTTCAAATTTCGACGAAAAATATAAGGCTTTGGTTCAAAAGCATGGCGACATGTTAGACAAATTCTACTCTTTTGAATACGATTTGTCAGAATACGAAGCAGAATGGTTTGAAGGTATCAAACTCCTTCAGGAATTCCAACTAATCGATAGCGAACAATTCTTAAACGATAGCCTTAAAAATGGCAAATCGATTCTAGCAGAAGGTGCTCAGGGAACTCTTCTTGATATTGATTTTGGATCATACCCATTTGTTACCTCATCCAATACTGTTTGTGCGGGTGCTTGTACAGGTTTAGGTATTGCTCCAAACAGAATTGGTGAAGTTATCGGAATCTTTAAAGCTTACTGTACCCGTGTTGGTATGGGACCTTTCCCAACAGAGCTTTTCGATGCTGACGGATCAGAATTGAGAGACAAGGGAAATGAATTCGGTTCTACTACAGGTCGCGAAAGACGCTGTGGATGGTTGGATCTTGTTTCGCTTAATTATTCGATCATGATTAATGGCGTGACGCAATTAACCATGATGAAATCTGATGTACTGGATGGTTTTGATACGATTAAAATTTGTACTGGTTACAAACTTGATGGAAAAGAAATCGACTATGTACCCTATGAAATGACTGACGCAATTGAGCCTGTTTACACAGAATTTAAAGGTTGGAAAACCGATATGACATCTATGTCAAGCGAAAGTGAATTTCCTGAAAGCTTTAAAGCCTACGTCGATTTTATTGAAAAAGCAACCGGTGTACCTATCACAGTTGTTTCTGTTGGACCTAACCGTTCACAAACAATCGAAAGAAAATAA